The proteins below come from a single Leptolyngbya sp. FACHB-261 genomic window:
- a CDS encoding AraC family transcriptional regulator, with protein sequence MAIADIALQVGFSSQSHLTQHFKRFMGKTPKQIR encoded by the coding sequence TTGGCGATCGCAGACATTGCCCTACAAGTAGGCTTCTCCAGTCAAAGCCATTTGACGCAGCACTTCAAGCGATTCATGGGAAAGACCCCCAAGCAGATTCGCTAG
- a CDS encoding pirin family protein → MSIQQLITPEKHDLGGFSVQRILPSETLKMVGPFIFFDHLGPAIFPAGKGVDVRPHPHINLATVTYLFEGSLLHRDSLGTVQEIFPGEVNWMTAGKGIVHSERSPESFREKESTLHGIQTWIALPEIAEEVEPSFSHYPATDLPRWIQTGTSATLIAGSYQSHQSPVKTYSATLYLALVFTEGSEFQLAPIEGLERAIYSVTSGLFVNGKPLEPYHLAVLAPDESVNISAGAEAKAMIIGGAPVGDRTKYWNFVSSRPARIEQAKRDWQDRRFPAVPGETEFIPLPDNSDHGSSAPPLS, encoded by the coding sequence ATGAGTATTCAGCAATTAATCACGCCTGAAAAGCATGACTTAGGTGGGTTTAGTGTACAGCGCATCTTGCCGAGTGAAACCCTAAAAATGGTTGGACCTTTCATCTTCTTTGATCACTTAGGCCCAGCTATTTTCCCGGCTGGAAAAGGCGTCGATGTTAGACCCCATCCACACATCAATTTAGCGACGGTTACCTATTTGTTTGAAGGAAGCCTTCTGCATAGAGATAGTCTAGGTACAGTACAAGAGATTTTTCCAGGCGAGGTGAACTGGATGACAGCGGGCAAAGGTATTGTTCATTCTGAGCGATCGCCCGAGAGCTTTAGAGAGAAAGAATCTACTCTTCACGGCATTCAGACCTGGATTGCCCTCCCCGAAATCGCTGAAGAAGTTGAACCCAGCTTTTCACATTATCCAGCGACTGATTTACCGAGGTGGATTCAAACAGGCACCAGCGCGACTTTGATCGCCGGTAGCTACCAGTCTCACCAATCACCAGTTAAAACCTACTCTGCTACTCTTTACCTAGCGCTCGTTTTCACGGAGGGTAGTGAATTTCAGCTAGCGCCAATAGAAGGTTTAGAAAGGGCAATTTATAGCGTCACATCCGGCCTATTCGTAAATGGAAAGCCGTTAGAGCCATATCATCTAGCCGTTTTAGCGCCGGATGAATCAGTAAATATCAGTGCGGGGGCTGAGGCAAAAGCAATGATTATCGGCGGGGCACCAGTGGGCGATCGCACAAAGTACTGGAACTTTGTGTCGAGCCGCCCAGCGCGTATCGAGCAGGCAAAACGAGATTGGCAAGACCGCCGCTTCCCGGCAGTTCCTGGTGAAACTGAATTCATTCCGCTCCCTGATAATTCAGATCACGGTAGTAGTGCGCCCCCTCTGAGTTGA
- a CDS encoding LLM class flavin-dependent oxidoreductase, with amino-acid sequence MEVGIDSFASVGTSENGETADAAQSVAELLERIEQADRSGLDIFGIGEHHRHEFLDSANAVILAAAAARTERIRLTSAVTVLSAADPVRVFQQFATLDLISKGRAEMVVGRGSFTEAFPLFGFSLGDYDEIFAEKLELLLKIRDNETVDWSGKFRPALENQAIYPRPLQKPFPIWLGVGGTPQSFRRAGMLGLPLVVAIIGGETHRFRSLIDLYRDAGEYAGYAPETLKVSLHSIGYVADTTEQAVEEFFPGYAETFTRIGRERGWPPVTRAAFDAQRGATGALLVGSPEEVAEKIRRHSESLGGISRVTFQMDNAQMNHAQLMRSIELIGTQMSPLLND; translated from the coding sequence ATGGAAGTCGGAATTGACAGTTTTGCCTCGGTTGGAACAAGTGAAAATGGTGAAACGGCGGATGCCGCGCAGTCTGTCGCCGAACTGCTGGAGAGAATAGAGCAGGCGGACCGTTCCGGCTTGGATATCTTCGGTATCGGCGAGCATCATCGGCATGAATTTTTAGATTCGGCAAACGCGGTTATTCTCGCCGCTGCCGCCGCACGCACCGAGCGTATCCGTCTAACCAGCGCGGTTACGGTGCTGAGCGCGGCTGACCCGGTGCGTGTGTTTCAACAATTCGCCACGCTCGATTTGATTTCAAAAGGTCGCGCCGAAATGGTTGTCGGGCGCGGCTCGTTCACCGAAGCCTTTCCGCTATTTGGATTTAGCCTCGGCGATTACGACGAGATTTTCGCTGAAAAGCTCGAACTCTTGCTCAAAATTCGGGACAACGAAACGGTCGATTGGTCGGGCAAATTTCGCCCCGCGCTGGAAAACCAAGCAATTTATCCGCGTCCGCTGCAAAAGCCATTTCCCATCTGGCTCGGGGTCGGCGGTACACCGCAATCTTTCCGCCGCGCCGGAATGCTTGGACTGCCGCTCGTGGTTGCTATTATCGGCGGCGAAACGCATCGCTTTCGCTCTCTCATAGATTTATACCGCGATGCCGGAGAGTACGCCGGGTACGCACCCGAAACGTTGAAAGTTTCATTGCATTCAATCGGTTATGTCGCCGACACGACTGAGCAAGCCGTTGAAGAATTCTTTCCGGGCTACGCCGAAACGTTCACTAGAATTGGCAGAGAGAGAGGCTGGCCGCCCGTTACGCGCGCCGCTTTTGACGCACAGCGCGGCGCGACCGGCGCGTTACTGGTCGGCAGTCCCGAAGAAGTGGCGGAGAAAATCCGCCGTCACAGCGAATCGCTCGGTGGCATTTCGAGAGTAACTTTTCAAATGGACAACGCACAGATGAATCACGCCCAACTGATGCGCTCCATTGAACTGATTGGAACGCAAATGTCGCCACTCTTGAACGATTAA
- a CDS encoding nuclear transport factor 2 family protein yields the protein MSTQPTEVIKEFLANTATEKVEAAARRLVAEDATYISLNFDNPELKQILPWTGTAKGPQAFIDTFSRVEKWWTIEDFAVTTLFGEGENVAVFGRFTYRSVSLSKAVTSPFSIHAKVRNGKIVYFQFIEDTFATARTFSQKGTWTIKIAPNRPEFEV from the coding sequence ATGAGTACCCAACCGACCGAAGTGATCAAAGAGTTTCTGGCGAATACGGCAACCGAAAAGGTCGAGGCGGCTGCCCGTCGGCTCGTCGCGGAGGACGCAACATACATTTCCCTGAATTTCGACAACCCTGAACTGAAGCAAATCTTGCCTTGGACGGGAACCGCCAAAGGTCCTCAAGCGTTCATCGATACGTTCTCCCGGGTTGAGAAATGGTGGACGATCGAGGACTTCGCCGTTACCACCCTATTCGGTGAAGGCGAGAACGTTGCTGTGTTCGGCAGGTTCACGTACCGCTCGGTCTCGCTGAGCAAGGCGGTGACCTCACCGTTCTCGATCCACGCAAAGGTGCGCAACGGGAAGATCGTGTACTTTCAGTTCATAGAGGATACTTTCGCGACTGCTCGCACTTTCAGCCAGAAGGGGACTTGGACCATCAAAATCGCTCCGAACCGGCCGGAGTTCGAGGTGTAA
- a CDS encoding alpha/beta hydrolase, whose protein sequence is MSSNSRRSVSLVACLIALPLSLLSMGYTTQASTPVEVHITTLTGTLHGTQITPASNMPEPAVLIIAGSGPTDRNGNNPLAGQNNSLKLLAEGLADHGIASIRYDKRGIGESAAAGPEEADLRFDTYVEDAALWIQQLQADSRFSSITVIGHSEGSLIGMLATQKTGADAFVSIAGIAQTASQVLQDQLRPRLPDALWQQNEQILAALEQGKRVTSVPPELNEFYRSSIQPYLISWFRYTPAQEIRRLTVPVLIVQGTTDIQVSVREAQDLKRAKPDAELRIIEGMNHVLKAVPLDPEQQNASYSDPTLPVVPELVEGISQFIHSSRIRRESNQSLHRNVSS, encoded by the coding sequence ATGTCTTCCAATTCTCGCCGTTCTGTCAGTCTGGTTGCCTGTCTAATCGCTCTACCTTTATCACTGCTATCTATGGGTTACACGACACAAGCCTCAACACCTGTCGAGGTTCACATTACAACGTTAACAGGCACGCTCCATGGCACACAGATTACTCCAGCGTCTAATATGCCAGAGCCAGCGGTGCTGATCATTGCGGGTTCAGGTCCGACCGATCGCAATGGAAACAATCCTCTAGCTGGGCAGAATAATAGCCTCAAACTCCTCGCTGAAGGATTAGCGGATCATGGCATTGCCTCAATCCGATATGACAAGCGCGGGATTGGAGAAAGCGCAGCCGCAGGACCTGAAGAAGCTGATTTGCGTTTCGATACCTATGTTGAAGATGCTGCACTTTGGATTCAGCAATTGCAGGCAGATTCTCGTTTCTCAAGCATCACCGTAATTGGTCACAGCGAAGGCTCTCTGATTGGAATGCTGGCAACCCAAAAAACCGGAGCAGATGCTTTTGTATCAATCGCCGGAATTGCCCAAACTGCATCACAAGTTTTACAAGATCAACTGCGACCTAGATTGCCAGATGCATTATGGCAACAGAATGAGCAGATTCTTGCTGCTCTAGAGCAAGGGAAGAGAGTGACCTCTGTTCCACCAGAACTCAACGAGTTCTACAGATCGAGCATCCAACCCTACCTCATTTCCTGGTTTCGCTATACCCCTGCCCAAGAGATTAGGCGTCTCACTGTCCCTGTTCTAATTGTTCAAGGAACAACGGATATCCAAGTGTCTGTAAGGGAGGCGCAAGACCTGAAGAGGGCTAAGCCGGATGCGGAGCTTAGAATCATTGAGGGGATGAATCACGTGTTAAAAGCTGTTCCATTAGACCCTGAACAGCAAAATGCTTCCTATTCTGATCCAACACTGCCAGTTGTGCCTGAGCTAGTTGAGGGTATAAGTCAATTTATTCACAGCAGTAGAATACGCCGTGAGTCTAACCAGTCGCTGCACCGGAACGTGTCAAGTTAA
- a CDS encoding alpha/beta fold hydrolase: protein MPYITVGQENSATIDLYYEDLGAGQPIVLIHGFPLNGHSWEKQVLVLLNAGYRVITYDRRGFGASSQPSFGYDYDTFAADLNTLMTKLDLQDAVLVGFSMGTGEVTRYLGKYGSERVQKAVLMAPVPPFLLKTDDNPEGVDQSVFDGIMKAIVEDRPAYFSAFFKEFFNVDVLLGDRISNEAIQASWNVAVGASAKGTLDCVPSWLTDFRDDLPRIDVPTLIIHGDSDRILPLESTAARLPKLIKNSQLVVIPGGPHAINWTHADQINPLLLDFLQQK, encoded by the coding sequence ATGCCTTACATTACCGTTGGTCAAGAAAACTCTGCAACCATCGATCTCTACTACGAAGATCTTGGGGCAGGTCAACCGATTGTACTGATTCATGGATTTCCATTAAACGGACATTCCTGGGAGAAGCAGGTTTTAGTTTTACTGAATGCAGGATATCGAGTAATTACCTACGATCGCCGAGGATTCGGTGCTTCCAGCCAACCCTCGTTTGGTTATGACTACGATACCTTTGCCGCCGATTTGAATACACTCATGACCAAGCTTGACTTGCAGGATGCTGTGTTAGTCGGCTTTTCGATGGGAACCGGTGAAGTCACACGTTATCTTGGCAAATACGGCTCAGAGCGGGTGCAGAAAGCCGTGCTGATGGCTCCCGTTCCACCGTTTCTGTTAAAGACAGACGACAATCCAGAGGGTGTTGATCAAAGCGTTTTCGATGGCATTATGAAAGCGATTGTTGAAGACCGTCCAGCTTATTTCTCTGCCTTTTTCAAAGAGTTCTTCAATGTTGATGTATTGCTTGGCGATCGCATCAGCAATGAGGCAATTCAAGCCAGTTGGAATGTAGCAGTAGGGGCTTCTGCTAAAGGGACTTTGGACTGTGTACCCTCCTGGCTCACCGATTTCCGCGATGATCTGCCCCGCATTGATGTGCCGACTCTGATCATTCATGGAGATAGCGATCGCATTCTGCCGCTTGAGTCCACCGCAGCAAGACTCCCGAAGCTGATCAAAAACAGTCAACTGGTTGTCATTCCCGGCGGGCCGCACGCCATCAACTGGACTCACGCCGATCAGATTAATCCCTTGTTACTGGACTTCCTTCAGCAGAAATAA
- a CDS encoding cupin domain-containing protein: MLIQKLNDCEEMIAGDGAVLHELLHPDKQDINLRYSLAHAILPVGETSIPHSLKTSEVYYIISGVGEMSIDSEVRRIEPGDAVYIPPNAIQFLHNYGDEPLVFVCLVDPAWRKEDETIYAPV, translated from the coding sequence ATGCTGATCCAAAAACTAAACGACTGTGAAGAAATGATCGCTGGAGATGGAGCTGTTCTGCACGAATTGCTTCATCCTGACAAACAAGATATCAACTTGCGTTACAGTTTGGCGCATGCGATCTTGCCTGTTGGCGAAACTTCGATTCCCCATTCTCTAAAGACTTCTGAGGTTTATTACATCATTAGCGGTGTTGGCGAAATGTCGATCGATAGCGAAGTTCGTCGCATTGAACCAGGCGATGCGGTTTACATTCCTCCAAATGCTATCCAGTTCCTTCACAACTACGGCGACGAACCCCTTGTTTTCGTTTGTCTAGTTGATCCAGCTTGGCGCAAAGAAGACGAAACGATTTATGCACCAGTCTGA
- a CDS encoding TMEM175 family protein: MVSKQGVYPKMVKGRLEAFSDGVIAIIITIMVLELKIPHESDLAALRPLIPTFLSYVLSFVHVGIYWNNHHHLFQAVRQVNGSTLWANLHLLFWLSLFPFVTAWMGETHFTALPVALYGVVLLLAAIASFTLTRTLVFHHGQDSTLANALGRNFKGKLSVLIYAVTIPLAFAIPWLACALYVLVAVLWLIPDRRIEKALSS; this comes from the coding sequence GTGGTAAGCAAACAAGGAGTATATCCAAAGATGGTTAAAGGTAGGTTAGAAGCATTCAGTGATGGGGTAATTGCTATTATTATCACCATTATGGTACTGGAGTTAAAAATACCTCATGAGTCAGATTTAGCTGCACTACGTCCGCTGATTCCAACCTTTCTAAGCTATGTGTTGAGCTTCGTGCATGTTGGTATCTACTGGAACAATCACCATCACCTGTTTCAGGCAGTCCGACAAGTGAATGGTTCAACTTTGTGGGCAAACCTACATTTGTTGTTCTGGTTATCATTGTTTCCCTTTGTCACTGCATGGATGGGTGAAACTCACTTTACTGCGTTGCCTGTGGCGCTTTATGGTGTGGTTCTATTGTTGGCTGCGATCGCCTCCTTCACTCTGACCCGCACACTTGTTTTTCACCACGGTCAAGATTCCACACTTGCAAACGCTCTTGGTCGGAATTTTAAAGGCAAGTTATCGGTATTGATTTATGCAGTTACAATTCCACTTGCTTTTGCAATCCCTTGGCTTGCATGCGCATTATACGTTCTAGTTGCGGTCCTGTGGCTCATTCCCGACCGTCGTATTGAAAAGGCGTTGAGCTCATAA